From Rubrivirga sp. SAORIC476, a single genomic window includes:
- the proS gene encoding proline--tRNA ligase has product MAESITPRATDYAQWYQDVIRAAKLAETSPVRGSMVLPPNGYELWENMQRGLDGMFKATGHRNAYFPLFIPKSFLEKEAEHVEGFAKECAVVTHYRLKEVDGELIVDPDAKLEEPLIVRPTSETIIWDTYSRWIQSWRDLPLKLNQWANVVRWEMRTRLFLRTAEFLWQEGHTAHATEAEAVEETTTMLDVYATFAEEWMAMPVIKGVKTASERFPGAVDTYCIEALMQDGKALQAGTSHFLGQNFAKAFECTFQNADNEAEYVWATSWGVSTRLIGALIMTHGDDQGVILPPKLAPIQIAIVPITRKNDDNTEVLEAAEGMRDALTKAGYRVVLDDRDQYRPGWKFAQYEVEGVPIRLAVGPRDVKNGTAEMARRDTGEKKSVSAREIVPAIREALHDIQQGLYDRAYAFRRENTHVVDSYDRFKEVMDAGGFALMHWDGTAETEARVKEETKATIRCLPFPGQFPGIDTEEAGTDPVSGAPADRRVVYAKSY; this is encoded by the coding sequence ATGGCCGAGTCGATCACCCCCCGCGCCACCGACTACGCTCAGTGGTACCAGGATGTCATCCGGGCGGCCAAGCTCGCCGAGACCTCGCCCGTGCGTGGCTCGATGGTCCTCCCCCCCAACGGCTACGAGCTGTGGGAGAACATGCAGCGCGGCTTGGACGGCATGTTCAAGGCGACCGGCCACCGCAACGCCTACTTCCCGCTCTTCATCCCGAAGAGCTTCCTGGAGAAGGAGGCCGAGCACGTGGAGGGCTTCGCCAAGGAGTGCGCCGTGGTGACGCACTACCGCCTCAAAGAGGTCGACGGCGAGCTGATCGTGGACCCCGACGCGAAGCTGGAGGAGCCGCTCATCGTGCGGCCCACGTCCGAGACCATCATCTGGGACACCTACTCGCGCTGGATCCAGTCCTGGCGCGACCTGCCCCTGAAGCTCAACCAGTGGGCCAACGTCGTCCGCTGGGAGATGCGGACGCGCCTCTTCCTGCGCACCGCCGAGTTCCTGTGGCAGGAGGGCCACACCGCCCACGCGACGGAGGCCGAGGCGGTCGAGGAGACAACCACGATGCTCGACGTGTACGCCACGTTCGCCGAGGAGTGGATGGCGATGCCCGTCATCAAGGGCGTCAAGACGGCCTCGGAGCGCTTCCCCGGCGCCGTCGACACGTACTGCATCGAGGCGCTGATGCAGGACGGCAAGGCGCTCCAGGCGGGCACGAGCCACTTCCTCGGGCAGAACTTCGCCAAGGCCTTCGAGTGCACGTTCCAGAACGCCGACAACGAGGCGGAGTACGTCTGGGCGACCTCCTGGGGCGTGTCCACGCGACTCATCGGCGCGCTGATCATGACCCACGGCGATGACCAGGGCGTGATTCTGCCGCCCAAGCTGGCGCCCATCCAGATCGCCATCGTGCCGATCACGCGCAAGAACGACGACAACACCGAGGTGCTAGAGGCCGCCGAGGGCATGCGCGACGCGCTCACCAAGGCGGGCTACCGTGTTGTGCTGGACGACCGCGACCAGTACCGGCCGGGGTGGAAGTTCGCGCAGTACGAGGTCGAGGGCGTGCCGATCCGGCTGGCCGTCGGGCCGCGGGACGTCAAGAACGGGACGGCCGAGATGGCCCGCCGCGACACGGGGGAGAAGAAGTCCGTCAGCGCGCGTGAGATCGTGCCCGCCATCCGCGAGGCGCTCCACGACATCCAGCAGGGCCTCTACGACCGGGCCTACGCCTTCCGCCGCGAGAACACGCACGTCGTGGACTCCTACGACCGCTTCAAGGAGGTCATGGACGCGGGGGGCTTCGCGCTCATGCACTGGGACGGGACGGCCGAGACAGAGGCGCGTGTCAAGGAGGAGACGAAGGCGACCATCCGCTGCCTGCCCTTCCCCGGCCAGTTCCCGGGAATCGACACCGAGGAGGCGGGCACGGACCCGGTCAGCGGGGCGCCCGCCGACCGGCGCGTGGTCTACGCCAAGTCCTACTAG
- a CDS encoding LytTR family DNA-binding domain-containing protein — protein sequence MRCLIVEDDPVARAVMEAHARRAGLEIAASVADASRARQAARAPFDVAFSDIELPDGSGLDLARDLVQRGEVVLATARERYAVDAYDLGAADYLLKPVAFERFEQAVERVRKLRAAERAVAPPTDDDGALPDGPVYVRSGGALVRVDLRRVDRIEAERDYIRLHGPDIRVQETMSRMIKRLPAPFVRIHRSHIARLDRIEQVLDRAVVIGGQRVPVGASHRASLLDRLQT from the coding sequence ATGCGCTGCCTCATAGTCGAAGACGACCCCGTCGCCCGCGCGGTGATGGAGGCCCACGCCCGCCGGGCGGGGCTGGAGATCGCCGCCTCCGTCGCGGACGCCAGCCGGGCGCGGCAGGCGGCCCGGGCTCCCTTCGACGTCGCGTTCTCGGACATCGAACTGCCCGACGGATCGGGCCTGGACCTCGCCCGTGACCTCGTCCAACGTGGCGAGGTGGTCCTCGCCACCGCGCGCGAGCGCTACGCCGTCGACGCCTACGACCTCGGCGCGGCCGACTACCTGCTCAAGCCCGTCGCCTTCGAGCGGTTCGAGCAAGCCGTCGAGCGGGTGCGGAAGCTGCGCGCAGCCGAGCGGGCAGTCGCACCTCCGACCGACGACGACGGAGCCCTCCCGGACGGGCCGGTCTACGTCCGCTCCGGCGGCGCCCTCGTCCGCGTCGACCTGCGGCGCGTCGACCGCATCGAGGCCGAGCGGGACTACATCCGCCTCCACGGCCCGGACATCCGGGTCCAGGAAACCATGTCCCGGATGATCAAGCGCCTCCCCGCGCCCTTCGTCCGCATCCACCGGTCCCACATCGCCCGCCTGGACCGGATCGAGCAGGTGCTGGACCGCGCGGTGGTCATCGGCGGCCAGCGTGTGCCTGTCGGCGCGTCGCACCGGGCCTCCCTGCTGGACCGCCTCCAGACGTAG